DNA sequence from the Caulobacter segnis genome:
CAGAAGGCGGCGGCGACCAGGACGATGATGGCGATGAACTGCAGGAGCACGCGCAGCCGCATCAGCTTGTTCGAATAGGAGCGGCCGAAGTCGCCGCCCCGGAACAGGGCGTAGAGGCCCGCCGCCAGGGCGACCAGAACCGCGAGCAGCGCGGCGGGGACGAGAAAGTCGAACAGGTGGTTCATGGGCGCGGAAGATAGGCTGGGCGGGCCGCTCGCGCCATAGAGCCCGGAGCCGTAAGGGCGTTGTCACGTTCGCGCCGCTTCAGGGCCTTATCGCCGCCCGATCGAGGCCTAGCCTT
Encoded proteins:
- a CDS encoding twin transmembrane helix small protein, whose translation is MNHLFDFLVPAALLAVLVALAAGLYALFRGGDFGRSYSNKLMRLRVLLQFIAIIVLVAAAFWWRKGA